From one Nitrosococcus halophilus Nc 4 genomic stretch:
- a CDS encoding HAD family hydrolase, whose translation MLPYKLIVFDWDGTLMDSEARIVASMRAAIRDLDLPPREDDALRNVIGLGLQEALATLYPEGDRLLKNALVERYRHYYLNADPTPSQLFEGAKLLLEKLQEQGYLMAIATGKGRAGLDRVLPEVGVAHYFCTSRCADETASKPDPRMLLEIMAQTKVSAGETLMVGDTEYDLLMAKHAGTDALAVSYGVHEKTRLQRCGPIDCVDSIEALQGWLLKSVPRAYV comes from the coding sequence ATGCTACCTTACAAGCTGATAGTTTTTGATTGGGACGGAACCTTAATGGACTCGGAAGCCCGTATCGTCGCTAGCATGCGCGCGGCCATCCGTGATCTTGACCTCCCACCCCGCGAGGATGATGCGTTGCGCAACGTGATTGGCTTAGGCTTACAAGAGGCTTTAGCCACGCTCTATCCGGAGGGCGACAGATTGTTAAAAAACGCCTTAGTCGAGCGCTATCGTCACTATTATCTGAATGCAGATCCAACCCCCAGCCAACTCTTCGAGGGGGCAAAGCTGCTATTGGAAAAATTGCAGGAGCAGGGATATTTAATGGCCATTGCTACCGGGAAGGGGCGTGCCGGTTTAGATCGGGTCTTACCCGAGGTGGGGGTTGCCCATTATTTTTGTACCAGTCGTTGTGCCGATGAAACAGCGTCAAAACCCGATCCTCGCATGTTACTGGAGATTATGGCCCAGACAAAGGTCTCGGCCGGGGAAACCTTGATGGTTGGCGATACGGAATACGACCTACTCATGGCGAAACATGCGGGGACCGATGCTTTGGCCGTAAGCTATGGCGTTCACGAAAAAACCCGTTTGCAGCGCTGTGGCCCCATTGATTGCGTCGATTCCATTGAGGCCTTACAAGGCTGGTTGTTAAAGTCGGTTCCTAGGGCGTATGTATAA
- the cmk gene encoding (d)CMP kinase, whose protein sequence is MGEDKGIPVITIDGPSGSGKGTLAQQLAQHLGWHYLDSGAIYRVLALAASKHGITKNDPKRLKTLAHDLDVRFVSELGETSARVYRVYLEDLDVSNAIRSEDCGNAASKIAALPEVREALLRRQRAFRKAPGLVTDGRDMGTVVFPEATLKIFLTASPQERARRRYKQLKEKGIDANLNRLEQEIAGRDVRDCERNAAPLKPADDAIILDSTKLAINDVFQQVLLWLPSKLRN, encoded by the coding sequence ATGGGGGAGGATAAGGGAATCCCTGTAATTACCATAGATGGGCCTAGTGGTTCCGGGAAAGGCACTTTGGCTCAGCAATTGGCTCAGCATTTAGGGTGGCACTATTTGGACAGTGGTGCTATATACCGTGTTTTGGCTTTAGCAGCGAGCAAGCACGGCATTACAAAAAATGATCCTAAAAGGCTAAAAACTTTGGCTCATGATTTGGATGTCCGGTTTGTCTCGGAACTCGGAGAAACTTCGGCGCGGGTGTATCGGGTGTATCTAGAGGACCTAGATGTGAGCAACGCTATCCGCAGCGAGGACTGCGGCAATGCTGCTTCAAAGATTGCTGCCTTACCCGAAGTGCGGGAGGCTTTGCTGAGGCGGCAGCGGGCTTTTCGTAAAGCCCCAGGATTGGTCACTGATGGGCGGGATATGGGGACCGTGGTATTTCCAGAAGCGACATTGAAAATTTTTCTTACTGCGAGCCCTCAAGAGCGTGCGCGGAGACGTTATAAGCAGTTGAAGGAAAAAGGCATAGATGCTAATCTCAATCGTTTAGAGCAAGAGATTGCTGGGCGGGATGTACGCGACTGTGAGCGTAATGCTGCGCCGCTTAAGCCGGCCGATGATGCTATAATATTGGATTCTACAAAACTTGCTATTAATGATGTATTCCAGCAAGTGCTATTGTGGTTGCCGAGCAAGTTACGTAATTAG